From Aliarcobacter butzleri, the proteins below share one genomic window:
- a CDS encoding winged helix-turn-helix transcriptional regulator: MTKKINQDNINTEFKCPVETALDVLAGKWKILIIWYLKDEKKRFNELQKLLPKATQKMLIQKLRELENDGIVHREVYPVVPPKVEYSLTEYGKSLKPIIKQLYLWGDNHKKR, from the coding sequence ATGACTAAAAAAATAAACCAAGATAATATAAATACTGAGTTTAAATGCCCTGTAGAAACGGCTCTTGACGTATTAGCAGGAAAGTGGAAGATATTGATAATTTGGTATTTAAAAGATGAGAAAAAAAGATTTAATGAATTACAAAAATTATTGCCAAAAGCTACTCAAAAGATGTTAATACAAAAATTAAGAGAGTTAGAAAATGATGGAATAGTTCATAGAGAAGTTTATCCAGTTGTTCCTCCAAAAGTTGAGTATTCTTTAACTGAATATGGAAAAAGCTTAAAACCGATTATAAAACAGCTTTATCTTTGGGGAGATAACCATAAAAAAAGATAG
- a CDS encoding NAD(P)H-dependent glycerol-3-phosphate dehydrogenase yields the protein MQNNSIAVIGAGKWGQALHFALSQKQKCYITSRTKRELDNFVDLETAMDCEYLVIAIPAQEIRTWLKENFIFKGQKILVASKGIEASSGEFLNEIYASFVPDENIGFISGPSFAAEVIKGLPCALVINSTSKNLYDLFQPFFPNFIKTYYSKDVIGAEIAGAYKNVLAIASGICEGLQLGKNAQASLIARGLVEMQRFGKHFGAKKSSFLGLSGAGDLFLTANSTMSRNFRVGLGLSQNKKLEDILEELGEVAEGVKTADAIDKLSKKYKIYTPIANEVKLILNGKNPKDSLKDLLKN from the coding sequence ATGCAAAATAATTCTATTGCAGTTATTGGTGCAGGAAAATGGGGACAAGCGCTTCATTTTGCACTAAGCCAAAAACAAAAATGTTATATAACTTCAAGAACTAAAAGAGAACTTGACAATTTTGTTGATTTAGAAACTGCAATGGATTGTGAATATTTAGTTATTGCTATTCCAGCACAAGAGATAAGAACTTGGTTAAAAGAGAACTTTATATTTAAAGGACAAAAAATACTTGTAGCTTCAAAAGGAATAGAAGCCTCAAGTGGTGAATTTTTAAATGAAATTTATGCCTCATTTGTTCCAGATGAAAACATAGGATTTATATCTGGTCCCTCATTTGCAGCTGAAGTGATAAAAGGGTTACCTTGTGCATTGGTAATAAACTCTACATCAAAAAATTTATATGACTTATTTCAACCATTTTTTCCTAATTTTATCAAAACTTATTATAGTAAAGATGTTATAGGAGCGGAAATAGCAGGAGCTTATAAAAATGTTTTAGCAATTGCAAGTGGAATTTGTGAAGGATTACAACTTGGTAAAAATGCCCAAGCTTCACTAATTGCAAGAGGACTTGTAGAAATGCAAAGATTTGGGAAACATTTTGGTGCTAAAAAATCATCTTTTTTAGGATTAAGTGGAGCTGGTGATCTATTTTTAACTGCAAACTCTACTATGAGTAGAAACTTTAGAGTAGGGCTTGGACTATCACAAAATAAAAAATTAGAAGATATCTTAGAAGAACTAGGAGAAGTTGCAGAAGGTGTAAAAACTGCTGATGCAATAGATAAACTTTCAAAAAAATATAAAATCTACACACCAATAGCAAATGAGGTAAAACTCATACTAAATGGTAAAAATCCTAAAGATAGTTTAAAAGATTTACTTAAAAATTAA
- the gatB gene encoding Asp-tRNA(Asn)/Glu-tRNA(Gln) amidotransferase subunit GatB, which translates to MFEVIIGLEVHAQLNTKSKLFCSCATSFGEKPNTNVCPTCLGLPGALPVLNKEAVHKAIMLGTALKSKINQKSIFNRKNYFYPDLPSGYQISQFEVPVVGLGELTIDFPDGRQKTIGVTRAHLENDAGKNIHSGNVSQVDLNRAGTPLLEIVSEPDMRSAEEAILYLKKLHSIVRYLGISDANMQEGSFRCDVNVSIRPKGDTNLYTRCEIKNMNSFRFIEKAIHYEVNRHIEAWEDGVHSTEIVQETRLFDPNTGETRSMRGKEDAADYRYFPDPDLLPLIITNEMINEYSKIPELPDEKKDRFVKEYGIKEYDASVITSSLEMANYFDEMMKEGISAKNAVTWLTVELQGRLKEGVTIEQSSIEAKTLATLVKRIEDNTISGKAAKEVLDYLMENSSSVDEAIEKLGLKQVSDDGALLTIIDEILNANQDKVAEYKAGKEKMFAFFVGQTMKASKGTANPNRVNDLLKERLS; encoded by the coding sequence ATGTTTGAAGTAATAATTGGATTAGAGGTTCACGCACAATTAAATACAAAAAGTAAACTATTTTGTTCATGTGCGACAAGTTTTGGTGAAAAACCAAATACAAATGTTTGTCCTACTTGTTTAGGATTGCCTGGAGCTCTTCCTGTATTAAATAAAGAAGCTGTTCATAAAGCTATTATGCTTGGAACTGCTTTAAAATCAAAAATTAATCAAAAATCAATTTTTAATAGAAAAAACTACTTCTATCCAGACTTACCAAGTGGTTATCAAATATCTCAATTTGAGGTACCAGTTGTTGGTCTTGGAGAATTGACTATTGACTTTCCAGATGGAAGACAAAAAACTATTGGTGTTACAAGAGCGCATTTAGAAAATGATGCTGGAAAAAATATTCATAGTGGAAATGTTTCTCAAGTTGATTTAAATAGAGCTGGAACTCCTTTACTTGAAATAGTAAGTGAACCTGATATGAGAAGTGCGGAAGAGGCTATTTTATATCTAAAAAAACTTCACTCAATAGTAAGATATTTAGGTATTAGTGATGCAAATATGCAAGAGGGAAGTTTTAGATGTGACGTGAATGTTTCTATTCGACCAAAAGGTGATACAAACTTATATACACGATGCGAAATCAAAAATATGAACTCATTTAGATTTATTGAAAAAGCTATTCATTATGAAGTAAATAGACATATTGAAGCTTGGGAAGATGGTGTTCACTCAACTGAGATTGTTCAAGAAACTAGACTATTTGATCCAAATACAGGTGAAACAAGAAGTATGAGAGGAAAAGAAGATGCGGCTGATTATAGATATTTTCCAGACCCAGATTTACTTCCTTTAATCATCACAAATGAGATGATAAATGAATATTCAAAAATTCCTGAACTTCCAGATGAGAAAAAAGATAGATTTGTAAAAGAGTATGGAATAAAAGAGTACGATGCTTCTGTTATTACATCATCACTTGAAATGGCAAACTACTTTGATGAAATGATGAAAGAAGGAATTAGTGCTAAAAATGCTGTTACATGGCTTACTGTTGAACTTCAAGGAAGATTAAAAGAGGGTGTTACTATTGAACAATCTTCAATTGAAGCAAAAACTTTAGCAACTTTAGTAAAAAGAATAGAAGATAATACAATCTCTGGAAAAGCAGCAAAAGAAGTTTTAGACTATTTAATGGAAAATAGCTCAAGTGTTGATGAAGCTATTGAGAAATTAGGTTTAAAACAAGTAAGTGATGATGGAGCTTTATTAACTATTATTGATGAAATTTTAAATGCAAATCAAGACAAAGTAGCTGAGTATAAAGCTGGTAAAGAAAAAATGTTTGCATTTTTTGTTGGACAAACAATGAAAGCATCAAAAGGTACAGCAAATCCAAATAGAGTAAATGATTTATTAAAAGAAAGATTATCTTAA
- a CDS encoding peptidylprolyl isomerase, translated as MHKLLLSLLLGSTLSFASMVNGVAILVNEEPITLYDIERTMVVNKIPKNEAVSYLIDKILYDQLVQEYNITADIFEVNDYIEKLANSNGMDIYAFKAIIKQEYPDYSVFENEAKNTVIRQKLVQKLVKGQLAIATDEDMQLYYEKNRNKYLTAKTFDVTQYSSTSKEALMEVAKNPIIIPSEVQRTSLKLNTEDIQAQLQYLLNGTKVNSFTPIFTANKQYVTFFITKKEGTAPLSYESVKARIFNDIMMNREQKYLKDYFEKQKLIADIKVIR; from the coding sequence ATGCACAAACTTTTATTATCACTACTTTTAGGTTCAACTCTTAGCTTTGCTTCAATGGTAAATGGTGTAGCAATACTAGTAAATGAAGAGCCTATTACGCTTTATGACATAGAAAGAACTATGGTTGTAAACAAAATACCTAAAAATGAAGCCGTTAGTTATCTAATAGACAAAATTTTGTACGACCAATTAGTTCAAGAGTATAATATCACAGCTGATATTTTTGAAGTAAATGACTATATTGAGAAACTTGCAAACTCAAATGGTATGGATATTTATGCTTTTAAAGCTATTATAAAACAAGAATATCCTGATTATTCTGTTTTTGAAAATGAAGCAAAAAATACTGTAATTAGACAAAAACTTGTTCAAAAACTTGTAAAAGGTCAATTAGCTATTGCAACTGATGAAGATATGCAATTATATTATGAGAAAAATAGAAATAAATATCTTACAGCAAAAACTTTTGATGTAACACAATATAGTTCTACAAGTAAAGAAGCTTTAATGGAAGTTGCAAAAAATCCAATAATTATTCCAAGTGAAGTACAAAGAACTTCTCTAAAATTAAATACAGAAGATATTCAAGCTCAGTTACAATATTTATTAAATGGAACAAAAGTAAATTCATTTACACCAATATTTACAGCTAATAAACAATATGTAACTTTCTTTATAACAAAAAAAGAGGGAACTGCACCTCTTTCTTATGAAAGTGTTAAAGCTAGAATCTTTAATGATATTATGATGAATAGAGAGCAAAAATATCTTAAAGATTATTTTGAAAAACAAAAATTAATAGCAGATATAAAAGTAATTAGATAA
- a CDS encoding FAD-binding and (Fe-S)-binding domain-containing protein, translating to MLESRYQKFFDEISLKISKDKIFTDKLHTLAYGTDASFYRLIPKIVIKTDNSKEVQDIIELANSMNLSITFRAGGTSLSGQAISDSILVITSRNFSNFKIASDASYISLEPALTGAQANGLLARYSKKIGPDPASINAAMIGGIAANNASGMCCGISQNSYKTVKSMKLIFSDGTKLDTADENSKNEFRKTHKEFLENLNKFSRETKSNEELRAKIEKKFKIKNTCGYSINALIDFEDEFEILQHLIIGSEGTLAFIEEITYYTVEDLKDKASALIYFKDMKEACHAVTKLKLARDSKEIIVDAVELMDRAALRSIENDPVMPEFIKDFDEDVTALLIETRALSDEKLNIQIEQIEDLLKEFEVRRKIYFTKDEQEYNLYWKIRKGLFPAVGAVRVTGTTVIIEDVAYPIEVLAEATLELQGLFQKYGYSEALIFGHALEGNFHFVFTQDFSDVKEVKRYDDLMNEVVNSVAVKYQGSLKAEHGTGRNMAAFIEVEWGKEAYNIMKKIKSLFDPKGLLNPGVIINDDKEAHLKNLKTLPATNEIVDKCIECGFCEPTCPSNELTLTPRQRIVINREISRLETIGNYKEAKEYKELYQYDGIETCATCSLCSTACPVKIDTGSLTKHLRAEQLTSKEKSIANFVANNFGITLKGIRFGLHSANFIHRTLGTSNMEAFTKTMRDLSKNKLAKWSVYMPKGTNINLNFEQQVKDKKVVYFPSCISRTMGLNDMSKEEKELFEVTIEVLQKAGYQIIFPQNLSNLCCGMPFSSKGFNDAAHAKSSQLEEALLNASEFGEYPILCDTSPCTKKMMESFSHKLSIYEPIEFALEFLTKDLEFTPIDEPITIHTTCSSRKMGLEDKFKKLANLCSTNVIVPADVKCCGFAGDRGFNFPELNDSALRYLKEQTNGAKMAFSTSKTCEIGLSEKSGLDYNSIFYLINRVTKERS from the coding sequence ATGTTAGAAAGTCGTTACCAAAAATTTTTTGATGAAATTTCATTAAAAATCTCAAAAGATAAAATCTTCACAGATAAACTTCACACTTTAGCTTATGGAACTGATGCTTCATTTTATAGATTAATTCCAAAGATTGTAATCAAAACTGATAATTCTAAAGAGGTTCAAGATATTATTGAACTTGCAAACTCTATGAATTTAAGTATCACTTTTAGAGCAGGTGGAACTTCACTTTCAGGGCAAGCAATTAGTGATTCTATTTTAGTTATAACTTCAAGAAACTTCTCAAACTTTAAAATTGCAAGTGATGCTAGTTATATCTCACTAGAACCTGCATTAACAGGTGCACAAGCAAATGGATTACTTGCACGTTATTCTAAAAAAATTGGTCCAGATCCAGCTAGTATAAATGCAGCTATGATTGGTGGAATTGCAGCAAATAATGCCTCTGGAATGTGCTGTGGAATTTCACAAAATTCATACAAAACTGTAAAATCAATGAAACTAATTTTTTCAGATGGAACTAAACTTGATACAGCAGATGAAAATAGTAAAAATGAATTTAGAAAAACTCATAAAGAATTTTTAGAAAATTTAAATAAGTTTTCACGTGAAACAAAATCAAATGAAGAGTTAAGAGCAAAAATAGAGAAAAAGTTTAAAATAAAAAATACATGTGGTTACTCAATAAATGCCTTAATTGATTTTGAAGATGAGTTTGAAATACTTCAACACTTAATCATAGGAAGTGAAGGAACTTTAGCATTTATCGAAGAGATAACTTATTATACAGTTGAAGATTTAAAAGACAAAGCAAGTGCGCTTATCTATTTTAAAGATATGAAGGAAGCCTGTCATGCAGTTACAAAACTAAAATTAGCACGTGATTCTAAAGAGATTATTGTTGATGCAGTTGAACTTATGGATAGAGCAGCTTTAAGAAGTATCGAAAACGACCCTGTTATGCCAGAATTTATCAAAGATTTTGATGAAGATGTAACTGCACTTTTAATTGAAACACGAGCTTTAAGTGATGAAAAATTAAATATCCAAATAGAGCAAATTGAAGATTTATTAAAAGAGTTTGAAGTAAGAAGAAAGATTTATTTCACAAAAGATGAACAAGAATATAATCTTTATTGGAAAATTAGAAAAGGATTATTTCCAGCTGTTGGAGCAGTAAGAGTTACAGGGACAACAGTTATTATTGAAGATGTAGCTTATCCTATTGAAGTTTTAGCTGAAGCTACACTTGAACTTCAAGGATTATTCCAAAAATATGGTTATAGTGAAGCTTTAATCTTTGGACATGCACTTGAAGGAAACTTCCACTTTGTATTTACACAAGATTTCTCTGATGTAAAAGAAGTTAAAAGATATGATGATTTAATGAATGAAGTTGTTAATTCTGTTGCAGTTAAATACCAAGGAAGTTTAAAAGCTGAACATGGAACTGGACGAAATATGGCTGCGTTTATTGAAGTAGAGTGGGGTAAAGAAGCTTATAATATAATGAAAAAAATCAAATCATTGTTTGATCCAAAAGGTCTATTAAATCCTGGGGTTATAATAAATGATGATAAAGAGGCTCACTTAAAAAATCTAAAAACACTTCCAGCAACAAATGAAATTGTTGATAAATGTATCGAGTGTGGATTTTGTGAACCAACATGTCCTTCAAATGAATTAACTCTAACTCCAAGACAAAGAATTGTAATAAATAGAGAAATTTCAAGACTAGAAACTATTGGAAATTATAAAGAAGCAAAAGAGTACAAAGAGTTATATCAATATGATGGAATAGAAACTTGTGCAACATGTAGTTTATGTTCAACTGCCTGTCCTGTAAAAATAGATACTGGAAGTTTAACAAAACATTTAAGAGCAGAGCAATTAACTTCTAAAGAAAAATCTATTGCAAATTTTGTAGCAAACAACTTTGGTATTACATTAAAAGGTATCAGATTTGGTCTTCATAGTGCTAATTTTATACACAGAACTTTAGGAACTTCTAATATGGAAGCTTTTACTAAAACTATGAGAGATTTAAGTAAAAATAAATTAGCAAAATGGTCAGTTTATATGCCAAAAGGAACAAATATAAACTTAAATTTTGAACAACAAGTAAAAGATAAAAAAGTTGTATATTTCCCTTCATGTATTAGTAGAACCATGGGATTAAATGATATGTCAAAAGAGGAAAAAGAGCTTTTTGAAGTAACAATTGAAGTTTTACAAAAAGCTGGTTACCAAATCATCTTTCCTCAGAATTTATCAAATCTTTGTTGTGGAATGCCTTTTAGTTCAAAAGGATTTAATGATGCAGCGCATGCAAAATCAAGTCAACTTGAAGAGGCACTTTTAAATGCTAGTGAATTTGGAGAATATCCAATTTTATGTGATACAAGTCCATGTACTAAAAAAATGATGGAGAGTTTTTCTCATAAATTATCAATTTATGAACCAATAGAGTTTGCATTAGAGTTTTTAACAAAAGATTTAGAATTTACTCCAATTGATGAACCAATAACAATTCATACAACTTGTAGTTCAAGAAAAATGGGACTTGAAGATAAATTCAAAAAATTAGCAAATTTATGTTCAACAAATGTAATAGTTCCTGCTGATGTAAAATGTTGTGGATTTGCAGGTGATAGAGGATTTAATTTCCCAGAATTAAATGATTCAGCGCTTAGATATTTAAAAGAGCAAACAAATGGTGCTAAAATGGCATTTTCCACAAGTAAAACTTGTGAAATAGGATTGAGTGAAAAATCTGGGCTTGATTATAACTCTATTTTTTATCTAATAAATAGAGTTACAAAAGAAAGGAGTTAA
- a CDS encoding lactate permease LctP family transporter, whose amino-acid sequence MQTWQQVYAPIGGSLGLSALVALIPIVFFFLALAVFRMKGHYAAIITLALSMIVAVFGFEMPVNMVFASAEYGFLFGLWPIAWIIVASVFLYKLTVKSGQFEIIRNSIISITEDQRIQVILIGFSFGAFLEGAAGFGAPVAITAAILVGLGFKPLYAAGLCLIANTAPVAFGALGVPIIVAGQVTSIDAFTIGAMAGRQLPLLSLIIPLWLVAIMDGWKGIKEVWPAALVAGASFAISQYLTSNFIGPELPDVTSAIVSIVATTVFLKYWKPKNVMKTVELDEVVSSSHTSAQVFKAWSPFIILSVMVTIWTTGWFKAFFAKGQVLASTIFKFEFSAIHNMIFKMPPITSAPKSFDVVYTFNPISATGTAIFLTAIITLFIFRLNISTATKTMGETLFELKWAIVSIGMVLGFAFVMNYSGMSSTMALVLANTGFLFPFFSPFLGWLGVFLTGSDTSSNALFCGLQQQTAQQLGLNETLMVAANTTGGVCGKMISPQSISIACASTGIVGKESDLFRFTVKHSLILVVIMGLITMTQAYVLTWMIP is encoded by the coding sequence ATGCAAACTTGGCAACAAGTATATGCACCAATTGGAGGAAGTTTAGGTTTATCTGCACTTGTAGCACTAATTCCTATCGTTTTTTTCTTTTTGGCGCTTGCAGTATTTAGAATGAAAGGTCACTATGCAGCAATCATTACATTAGCATTATCGATGATTGTAGCAGTTTTTGGATTTGAAATGCCAGTTAATATGGTATTTGCATCTGCTGAATATGGTTTCTTATTTGGTTTATGGCCAATCGCTTGGATTATTGTCGCATCAGTATTCTTATACAAATTAACTGTAAAAAGTGGACAATTTGAAATTATTAGAAATTCGATTATTTCAATAACTGAAGATCAAAGAATTCAAGTTATCTTAATTGGTTTCTCATTTGGTGCTTTTTTAGAAGGTGCTGCTGGTTTTGGTGCACCTGTTGCAATTACAGCTGCAATTTTAGTAGGACTTGGATTTAAACCATTATATGCAGCTGGATTGTGTCTTATTGCAAATACAGCACCTGTTGCTTTTGGAGCACTTGGAGTTCCAATTATTGTTGCAGGACAAGTAACTTCAATTGATGCTTTTACAATTGGAGCAATGGCAGGTAGACAGTTACCACTATTATCTTTAATTATTCCTTTATGGTTAGTTGCAATAATGGACGGATGGAAAGGTATAAAAGAAGTTTGGCCAGCAGCTTTAGTTGCAGGTGCAAGTTTTGCTATTTCTCAATATCTTACTTCAAACTTTATAGGTCCTGAATTACCAGATGTTACTTCTGCTATAGTTTCTATCGTTGCAACAACAGTATTTTTAAAATACTGGAAACCAAAAAATGTTATGAAAACAGTAGAATTAGATGAGGTTGTTTCATCATCACATACAAGTGCTCAAGTATTTAAAGCATGGTCTCCATTTATTATTCTTTCTGTAATGGTTACAATTTGGACAACAGGTTGGTTTAAAGCCTTTTTTGCAAAAGGTCAAGTTTTAGCAAGTACTATTTTCAAATTTGAATTCTCTGCTATTCATAATATGATTTTCAAAATGCCTCCAATTACTAGTGCACCAAAATCTTTTGATGTTGTATATACATTTAATCCTATTTCAGCAACAGGTACAGCTATTTTCTTAACAGCTATTATCACTTTATTTATTTTTAGATTAAATATATCAACAGCTACAAAAACAATGGGTGAAACACTATTTGAATTAAAATGGGCTATCGTATCAATTGGTATGGTTCTTGGTTTCGCATTTGTAATGAACTATTCAGGTATGTCTTCAACTATGGCATTAGTTTTAGCAAATACAGGTTTCTTATTCCCTTTCTTCTCTCCGTTTCTTGGATGGCTTGGAGTATTCTTAACAGGTTCAGATACTTCATCAAATGCACTTTTCTGCGGATTACAACAACAAACTGCTCAACAATTAGGGCTTAATGAAACATTAATGGTTGCAGCAAATACAACTGGTGGGGTTTGTGGAAAAATGATCTCTCCTCAATCAATTTCTATTGCTTGTGCATCAACAGGAATTGTTGGAAAAGAGTCTGATTTATTTAGATTTACAGTTAAACATAGTTTAATTCTTGTAGTAATTATGGGACTTATAACTATGACTCAAGCTTACGTTTTAACATGGATGATTCCATAA
- a CDS encoding response regulator transcription factor, with protein sequence MKILLLEDNQKLNETITKRLKMKNYTVISFTDGAEAYEKITEGFSCFILDINVPNVDGINILKKIREFYEIVPVIIISASVELDIIKQSYDFGCNDYLKKPFFIDELEIKIEKLCQIKNDKIYFDENSYFDFISATITINDEEIRLTKKEKLLMNLFLSKKNQVITYETIENYVWEGNFVTLESIRSLIRRLRKILDKEFIQTVIDTGYIFKNI encoded by the coding sequence ATGAAAATCTTACTTTTAGAAGACAACCAAAAGTTAAATGAAACTATCACTAAAAGATTAAAAATGAAAAACTATACTGTGATATCTTTTACAGATGGAGCAGAAGCTTATGAAAAAATAACAGAAGGTTTTTCATGTTTTATATTAGATATCAATGTTCCAAATGTTGATGGAATAAATATTTTAAAGAAAATTAGAGAGTTTTATGAAATTGTTCCAGTTATTATAATAAGTGCAAGTGTTGAACTAGATATTATAAAACAATCTTACGATTTTGGCTGTAATGATTATTTGAAAAAGCCTTTTTTCATAGATGAATTAGAGATAAAAATAGAAAAACTCTGTCAAATAAAAAATGATAAAATCTATTTTGATGAAAACTCATATTTTGACTTTATATCTGCAACAATAACTATAAATGACGAAGAAATAAGATTAACAAAAAAAGAGAAACTTCTTATGAATCTATTTCTTAGTAAAAAAAATCAAGTTATCACTTACGAAACAATAGAGAACTATGTTTGGGAAGGAAACTTTGTAACATTGGAATCTATAAGAAGTTTAATAAGAAGGCTAAGAAAGATCTTAGACAAAGAGTTTATTCAAACAGTTATTGACACAGGCTATATTTTTAAAAATATTTAG
- a CDS encoding sensor histidine kinase has protein sequence MKYFLLFSILFFNILYASQNKEVLLIHSYHKGYAWTDDISKAIDKNFSEHKDIELTTVYMDTKRIDDSSYLEDLSKLYKQQFSNRKFDLVILSDNNAFDFVSKYYDYLFKDAPVLFCGINNYNKTILDKLPLKEVSGVAEEVDIEKNFELISKLHPNLKNLLIINDKSITGLAVKKDLNPIIEKYSKKFNIEYTDNLEISDLKDKVSELEKGDSAILFVLLFKDTTGKYFTYKQSFEEVRKVSQVPIYGLWDFYLNSGMVGGLLTSAIAQGDTVSKMALDVLNGKDIKDIPVVEKSPNLYIFNYDELKRFNLNVSKYIDNPIIINEPSSIYKEHKNFFIITILTISLLTIIVVVLKANIQRREKLERELSNRIEFDKVLLDTIPNAIYYKNVDGHFLGCNTAFASLVSSTKEEIIGKTAFDFFPTEIATKNTQIDKEVLKTFTTISFEFTFYTLSNEMKHIILNKAAYKNIDGTIGGIVCIMDDMTERTQQRQFLIQQSKLAEMGDMIAAIAHQWNEPLVELSALVQDIETSYLLNELKDNDVKNFVNDSMIQIKYMSKTLSDFRNFLKPSTKKVLFSISKALNEINEIIGKQVFYSNINMNFNYKNKNEELLIYGYENEFKQVLLNIINNAKNKIVEKNLPLNKKGEININIQRCENCNMIEIIDDAGAIDEKIINSIFEPYFTTKENGMGLGLYMAKIIIEDKMKGTISVRNDKNCVIFTIKLPFKKA, from the coding sequence ATGAAGTATTTTTTACTATTTAGCATACTTTTTTTTAATATATTATATGCAAGTCAAAATAAAGAAGTATTATTAATTCATTCATATCATAAAGGATATGCATGGACAGATGATATATCAAAAGCAATTGACAAAAACTTTTCAGAACATAAAGATATTGAGCTTACAACTGTATATATGGATACCAAAAGAATAGATGACTCATCTTACTTAGAGGATCTATCAAAATTATATAAACAACAATTTTCAAATCGTAAATTTGATTTAGTAATACTAAGCGATAATAATGCTTTTGATTTTGTATCTAAATATTATGACTATTTATTCAAAGATGCTCCTGTTCTATTTTGTGGAATAAATAACTATAATAAAACGATATTAGATAAATTACCTCTTAAAGAAGTTTCAGGAGTTGCAGAAGAGGTAGATATAGAAAAGAACTTTGAACTAATTTCAAAATTACATCCAAATTTAAAAAATCTTTTAATTATAAATGATAAATCTATAACTGGTTTAGCTGTAAAAAAAGATTTAAATCCAATAATTGAAAAATATTCAAAAAAATTCAACATAGAATATACAGATAACCTAGAAATAAGTGATTTAAAAGATAAAGTTTCTGAGTTGGAAAAAGGTGATAGTGCAATTTTATTTGTACTTTTATTTAAAGATACTACTGGAAAATATTTTACATATAAACAAAGTTTTGAAGAGGTAAGAAAAGTAAGCCAAGTTCCTATTTATGGTCTTTGGGATTTTTACTTAAATAGTGGAATGGTTGGAGGATTATTAACTTCTGCAATTGCTCAAGGAGATACTGTATCAAAAATGGCACTAGATGTGCTTAATGGAAAAGATATAAAAGATATTCCAGTAGTTGAAAAATCACCAAATCTTTATATATTCAATTATGATGAATTAAAAAGATTTAATCTTAATGTCTCAAAATATATTGATAATCCTATAATTATCAATGAACCTAGTTCAATATATAAAGAGCATAAAAACTTTTTTATTATTACAATTCTTACAATTTCACTATTAACTATAATCGTTGTAGTTTTAAAAGCAAATATACAAAGAAGAGAAAAACTTGAACGTGAACTTTCAAATAGAATAGAGTTTGATAAAGTGCTTTTGGATACCATTCCTAATGCTATTTATTATAAAAATGTTGATGGTCATTTTTTAGGTTGCAATACAGCTTTTGCATCTTTAGTAAGTTCTACAAAAGAAGAGATTATAGGAAAAACCGCTTTTGACTTTTTCCCAACAGAAATTGCCACAAAAAATACACAAATTGATAAAGAAGTGTTAAAAACTTTTACTACAATTAGTTTTGAATTTACTTTTTATACTTTATCAAATGAGATGAAACATATCATTTTAAATAAAGCAGCATATAAAAACATAGATGGAACTATTGGTGGAATTGTTTGTATTATGGACGATATGACAGAAAGAACCCAACAAAGACAATTTTTAATCCAACAAAGTAAATTGGCTGAGATGGGAGATATGATTGCAGCGATTGCGCATCAATGGAATGAGCCTTTAGTTGAATTATCTGCACTTGTTCAAGATATTGAAACATCTTATTTGCTAAATGAATTAAAAGATAATGATGTAAAAAATTTTGTTAATGATTCTATGATTCAAATAAAATATATGTCTAAAACTTTAAGTGATTTTAGAAATTTCTTAAAACCTTCAACAAAAAAAGTCCTTTTTTCAATTTCAAAAGCCTTAAATGAAATAAATGAAATTATAGGAAAACAAGTTTTTTATTCAAATATAAATATGAATTTTAACTATAAAAATAAAAATGAAGAACTTCTCATTTACGGATATGAAAATGAATTTAAACAAGTTTTACTAAACATTATAAATAATGCAAAAAATAAAATTGTTGAAAAAAATCTTCCTTTAAATAAAAAAGGAGAGATAAACATAAACATTCAAAGATGTGAAAATTGTAATATGATAGAAATTATTGATGATGCTGGAGCAATTGATGAAAAAATCATAAATTCAATTTTTGAACCTTATTTTACAACAAAAGAAAATGGAATGGGTTTAGGTCTTTATATGGCAAAAATAATTATTGAAGATAAAATGAAAGGCACTATTAGTGTTCGAAATGATAAAAATTGTGTTATTTTCACAATAAAACTTCCGTTTAAAAAGGCTTAA